A genomic window from Silene latifolia isolate original U9 population chromosome 11, ASM4854445v1, whole genome shotgun sequence includes:
- the LOC141614699 gene encoding uncharacterized protein LOC141614699: MTNTNTNDTSETNTNNTIVTQSNAPFVMDPTDPLYLHPAENTHPVVVDTKLSGIDNYLEWKRQMELAICTKRKLGFLTGVVKRPVNDPLKEAAWDTCNSLLISWIMHNVEKQINRFVMYVKTAKEIWDYLQTQFSVSNEARKFILNKELDDLSQGDKSINEYFTELRILWQTEINAWLSAQQKEQDERKLFQFLHGLNSSYAIMRSHVLMMNLLPTVEEVAAIFQHEEAQRRNYKSSEKVESDNSAFFAGQSGHQYGIEAASRGSQNGPTCPLCPRKGHVKEMCWK; encoded by the exons ATGACAAATACCAACACTAATGATACATCAGAAACAAACACTAACAATACAATAGTAACTCAATCCAATGCTCCCTTTGTCATGGATCCCACTGACCCACTCTACCTGCACCCTGCAGAGAACACTCATCCTGTGGTGGTCGATACCAAACTATCTGGTATTGATAACTACCTTGAATGGAAGAGACAGATGGAACTTGCCATCTGCACAAAGAGGAAGCTGGGTTTTCTGACTGGAGTAGTGAAGAGGCCAGTGAATGATCCACTGAAGGAAGCTGCTTGGGACACTTGCAACTCCCTTCTTATCTCCTGGATCATGCACAATGTTGAGAAACAGATCAATAGATTTGTGATGTATGTCAAGACAGCAAAGGAAATCTGGGACTATCTTCAAACCCAGTTTTCAGTCAGCAATGAAGCAAGGAAGTTCATACTTAACAAGGAATTGGATGATCTCTCCCAGGGAGACAAGTCCATCAATGAGTACTTTACTGAACTCAGAATCCTATGGCAAA CTGAGATCAATGCTTGGCTGTCTGCTCAACAAAAGGAGCAGGATGAAAGGAAGCTCTTCCAGTTCCTACatggcttgaactcttcatatgcCATCATGAGAAGCCATGTGCTAATGATGAATCTTCTTCCTACTGTGGAGGAAGTTGCTGCCATCTTTCAACATGAAGAGGCTCAAAGAAGGAACTACAAGAGCTCTGAAAAGGTGGAAAGTGACAACTCTGCTTTCTTTGCTGGACAGAGTGGACATCAGTATGGAATTGAAGCAGCTTCAAGAGGCTCACAGAATGGACCTACTTGCCCTCTCTGCCCCAGAAAAGGTCATGTTAAGGAAATGTGCTGGAAATAA